The following is a genomic window from Candidatus Binatia bacterium.
GCTCGCATTCGACACGGCGTTCCACGCGCGCGCTCCCGCGATCGCAAAGCGTCTGCCGTTGCCGGGCGACCTCGATCCGCTGTTGATGCGGTACGGGTTTCACGGACTCTCGTATGAGTACGTCGTCTCGCAGCTCGGCGACGATCGGGGACGAACCGTCGTCGCGCATCTCGGCTCCGGCGCGAGCCTCTGCGCGCTTCGCGACGGCGCGCCGGTGGATACGACGATGGGATTCTCGGCGCTGGGCGGGTTGATGATGGCGACGCGGCCCGGGGACCTCGATCCCGGCGCGATCCTGCGCCTGCTCGATGACGGCTACGACGCGACGCGCCTGACCGATCTGCTCTACCGCCGCAGCGGATTGCTCGGCGTCTCCGGAAGGACGGCCGAGATGCGGGAGCTCCTCGAGACGCAGGCGGCCGACCCGGCGGCGCGCGACGCGGTCGAGCTCTTCGTCTATCAGCTCGTCAAGCATCTCGGTTCGATGGTCGCGGTGCTCGGCGGCCTCGACCGCCTCGTCTTTACCGGCGGCATCGGCGAGCGCGCGCCGGCAATCCGCAACGCGGTCGCGTCGGCCTTCCAGTTCCTTGGCGTACGGCTCGACGACGAAGCCAACCGCGCGAGCGAGCGCACGGTCTCGTGCCCGGAGAGCGCGGTCCGGGTGCTGGTCGTGCCGACCGACGAGAACCTCGTCATCGCTCGACACGCAATCGCCCTCGTCTCGGCGTCTTAGGAAGACGCGATGCAGGTTCTGCCCGAGTCGTTCACGAGGAATTCCCGGCGCTCGCGTACCGTGAGCCTATGATTCTCGTGCCCTTCGACGGCTCCGCCGCCGCCGCGCACGCGCTCGAGTACGCCTGCGACTTCGGCAAACTGGTCGGCGCCGACGTCCACGTCTGCCACGTCGTAGATTACGTGGAAGACGCCGAGGGCGTCCTGGCGAAGGCTCGCGACATCGCACGCAAACACGAGGTCTCGATTCAGGCACAGACGCTCCGCGGCAACGTCGCCGAGGCGATCCTCGCGTGCGCTCGGGAGAGCCGCGCCGATCTCATCGTGATGGGAACGCACGGGCGGGGCGGTTTCCGCTGGGCGATGCTCGGCAGCGTCGCCGAAGACGTCACGCGCCACAGCACGCTGCCGGTGCTCCTGCTGCGCGATCCGACCTACGAGTTGGCTCCGGTGACGGCATGAGCGAACGTCCGCGCATTCTCGTTCCGGTCGATGGCTCGCATACGTCGCTGCGGGCGCTCGACGTCGCGATCGAGTTTGCCGCGAAACTCCAAGCCGAACTCGTCATCTGTCACGTCGTCGAGCTTGCGAAAGCCGCAACGCTGAGCGGAGGGCAGGCAGAGCTCGTCGCCGGCTGTCTCGAGGAATTGCAGACGGAAGGAAAGGCAATCGTCGAAGAGGCGACCGCGCGCGTCGGCGATCGGGTCGCCGTTTCGTCTCGCATCGCCGAAGGCGAGTCCGTGGATCAGATCGAGCGAATCGCCGACGAGATCGCGCCGGCGTTCATCGTGATCGGCACGCACGGGCGCACCGGGCTTACGCGGCTCGTCATGGGAAGCGTGGCGGAGGGCGTGGTACGCGGCGCTCGCGTGCCGGTGATGGTCGTCCCTCAGGGACGCCGGAGTTTGTAACCGACGCCGTAGACGGTGAGGACGTAGGCCGGATTGCGGCCGTCGCGTTCGATCTTCTTCCTCAAGTTGTTGATGTGACGGTCGAGCGTGCGCTCGTAGATGTTGCCGGCGTCCTGCAGGCGGTCGAGGAGTTGCGCGCGCGTGAAGACCTCACCGGGACGGCTCGCGAGGATGCGGAGAATCCGAAACTCCGTCGCGGTGAGATTCGCCGGCTTCCCGTCCATCCGCACTTCGTGCGAGGCGAGGTCCATCTCCATCTCGCCGATCCGGATCAGCTCGCCCGCGGATCGCGCCGACGAACGTTCCTCGACTCGCCGCAGCAGGGCGCGGATGCGAGCCATCAGCTCGCGCGGGGAGAACGGCTTCGTCACGTAATCGTCGGCGCCGAGCTCCAATCCGACGATGCGCTCGGACTCCTCGCCGCGCGCCGTCAACACGATCGCGGGCACGCGGTCCCCGCTCGCCGCCGTTGCGCGCAACACGTCGAGACCGCTGCCGTCGGGAAGTGCAACGTCGAGAATCATGACGTTCGGCCTGCGCTCGCGCAGCGCGCCGAGCGCCTCTTTCACCGTGCCGCAGAGGGTAGACTCGTAGCCGTCGCGGCGAAGGTACCCCGCTAGGACCTCGGCGATCTTCGGTTCGTCCTCGAGCACGAGCACGCGTTTTCGCTCCACGACGCTACCACGTGCGCATTCCCGGCGCGAGGTAACCGGGATGGCGAAGGAGTTCGCCGAGCGGTCCGGCGTAGGCGAGCACGGCGAGCACGAGTGCGAGTACGCCCCAACGATAGAGATGCTCGAGCGGCTCCGGCGTTCTCTCGGCTCCGAGCGGCGGCGTCGCGAAGACGACCTCGTCGTACTCCACGCGCTCGTTGACCATCAGCGTGCCGATCGCAACGGCGACGAACGTCAGGATGCTCAGGAAGAGAAAGAATCCGCCCGCCGCCGCGAGCAGCATGTACGGCTGCCACGCGTTCGCAGCAGCGGCGCCCATGTATGCAACCTCCGCGGTTCGGCGCGGCGCGCCGAGCAGGCCGGCGACGTGCATCGAGATCGACATGATCAGCATGCCGACGAACCAGAGGCGCGTCTGGAAGAGCGCCCACTCGGGCTTCCAGAGCGCGCGCCCGGTGAGGCGCGGAATCATCCAGTAAGCGGCGCCGAGAAACGTCAGCGCGACCGGTCCGCCGACCGTGACGTGGAAGTGTCCGACGATCCAGATCGTGTTATGCACGACGGTGTCCATGCTGTACGACGCATTGACCAAGCCGCCGAAGCCGCCGAGGATGAAGAGCAGCATCCCGAGCGCGGCGCCGCTGAACGTCGGATCGTTCCACGGAAGCGCCCGGACCGTGGCGATGAACCCGTTGCGGCCCCGCGAGATCGCGAACAGCTCGAACGAGGCGAAGATCGCAAAGGCCGTGATGAACGAGGGAATCGCGACCCCGTAGGTGGTGACGGTGTGGAGCATCTTCCAGACCGACGAGATCCCCGGCTCCGTGAACTCGTGGTGGATGCCGACCGGCGTCGAGAGGAGGATCAGCATGATGAAGGTGAGCCGCGTCAGCCCGTCGCTGAAGACGTTTCCGCCGTAGCGCGTCGGAATGATGTTATACCAGATGATGTACGCGCCCATGATCCAGAAGTAGACGAGCGGGTGACCGAAGTACCAGAAGAACATGCGCGTCAGCATCACGTTGATGCCGGGGGTCCATCCGAACGCCCACGGAATGAGCAGGAACATCTCGGCGACGACGCCCAGCGTCGCGACGAGCCACATCACGAACGTCGCGCCCGCACAAAAGACGACGAGCGGGACCGGCTTCCCCGGATTGCGTTTGCGGAAGTAGTTGATGTTCGCGAAGAGCTCGAACGCAACGACCCACGTCCCGAGCACGAGCAGCGTCGCGCCGACGTAGAACCACGGACTCGCCTTCAGCGGAGCGTAGAACGTGTAGAGAACCGTAGCGTCGCCGTGCAGGATCGTCACCGCGGCCATCGCCGTGCCGGCGACCATCAGCGCCCAGCCGAACCATCCCGGAAGGAGCGAACGCTCTCGCGGTATCGAGCGGTACGTTACGAAGAGCGTGAGCCCGGTGATGAAGAACGTCGTAAAGACGAGCGCCATCAGGACGCCGTGCATCGTGAGCACGCGGTAGTAATCGAACCAGCCGGGGGCGCCGAACGCGCCGGTGCGCGCGAATCCTTGAAAGACCCCGAAAATCGCGCCGAGTGCGATCGCCGCCGTCGCGGTGTAGAGATGCGCGATGACGATGCGATTCTCGCCGCGTCTGGTCGCCGCTGCGTCCATTTTACCGCACCTCGATCTTTGCAAACATGTCTTGGTGATCGATTCCACAGTACTCGTGACAGATCAGCAGATACTCGCCGGCTTTGGTAAACGTGTGCGGCTCCTGATTCACCCACCCCGGAATCGCCATCATGTTGAGGTCCGTTCCCGGAACGAAGAAACCGTGAACGACGTCGGCGCTCGTCACGTAGAACGTAACCTTGCTCCCCTTGGGAACGATCAGCATCGCCGGGTCGAACGAGAAGACGTGCGCGACGTAGTAGGCCTCGTAGGTGCCGTCGGCGACCCGCCGTAAGCCCGGGTGATCGAAGGGCGCCGTCTGGGCGAGGTTCGTCGGGTCTACCTGCGTCATCCCCGATGGGGGATTGATGTCGTCGGCGAACGCCGCGAAGGCGATCAGCGCCAGAAAGGCGACGAGCATCGCCACTCCAAACGAGAGCCACGCGCGTTCGTACCGATGGACGTGCATCTACCAGCGTCCTCGCAGCAGCGCGTACATCCCGAGCCAGAGCAGCGCGAACGTCGCGCCCATCACGAAGACGAAGCGCAACGTTCCGATCAGCGGCGCGTCGCCGTTTTTCACGACGGCGAACTCTCTTTCGCCTTCTCGTCGGCCGCGTAGCGCGACTCCATCTCGCCGCCGATCCGCTCGAGCAGCGCCTGCGCGGTCGCCGCGGCGATCCGCTTGCCGACGACGCGGTCGAACGCGACGCCGAGCGTCCCGCCGGGCGGGCTGTACGTTCCTTGCAACTCGAGTCTCGACGTCTCGTAGGTCTCGTCGGCCCGCACGGTGAGCTCGCCGTCGAAGACGGGATACGGTCCCGAGCGCGGTTCCCAGTGAATGTGCCAGGGCT
Proteins encoded in this region:
- a CDS encoding universal stress protein; translation: MSERPRILVPVDGSHTSLRALDVAIEFAAKLQAELVICHVVELAKAATLSGGQAELVAGCLEELQTEGKAIVEEATARVGDRVAVSSRIAEGESVDQIERIADEIAPAFIVIGTHGRTGLTRLVMGSVAEGVVRGARVPVMVVPQGRRSL
- a CDS encoding universal stress protein, with protein sequence MILVPFDGSAAAAHALEYACDFGKLVGADVHVCHVVDYVEDAEGVLAKARDIARKHEVSIQAQTLRGNVAEAILACARESRADLIVMGTHGRGGFRWAMLGSVAEDVTRHSTLPVLLLRDPTYELAPVTA
- a CDS encoding cbb3-type cytochrome c oxidase subunit I, whose protein sequence is MDAAATRRGENRIVIAHLYTATAAIALGAIFGVFQGFARTGAFGAPGWFDYYRVLTMHGVLMALVFTTFFITGLTLFVTYRSIPRERSLLPGWFGWALMVAGTAMAAVTILHGDATVLYTFYAPLKASPWFYVGATLLVLGTWVVAFELFANINYFRKRNPGKPVPLVVFCAGATFVMWLVATLGVVAEMFLLIPWAFGWTPGINVMLTRMFFWYFGHPLVYFWIMGAYIIWYNIIPTRYGGNVFSDGLTRLTFIMLILLSTPVGIHHEFTEPGISSVWKMLHTVTTYGVAIPSFITAFAIFASFELFAISRGRNGFIATVRALPWNDPTFSGAALGMLLFILGGFGGLVNASYSMDTVVHNTIWIVGHFHVTVGGPVALTFLGAAYWMIPRLTGRALWKPEWALFQTRLWFVGMLIMSISMHVAGLLGAPRRTAEVAYMGAAAANAWQPYMLLAAAGGFFLFLSILTFVAVAIGTLMVNERVEYDEVVFATPPLGAERTPEPLEHLYRWGVLALVLAVLAYAGPLGELLRHPGYLAPGMRTW
- a CDS encoding cytochrome c oxidase subunit II; translated protein: MHVHRYERAWLSFGVAMLVAFLALIAFAAFADDINPPSGMTQVDPTNLAQTAPFDHPGLRRVADGTYEAYYVAHVFSFDPAMLIVPKGSKVTFYVTSADVVHGFFVPGTDLNMMAIPGWVNQEPHTFTKAGEYLLICHEYCGIDHQDMFAKIEVR
- a CDS encoding response regulator transcription factor, translating into MERKRVLVLEDEPKIAEVLAGYLRRDGYESTLCGTVKEALGALRERRPNVMILDVALPDGSGLDVLRATAASGDRVPAIVLTARGEESERIVGLELGADDYVTKPFSPRELMARIRALLRRVEERSSARSAGELIRIGEMEMDLASHEVRMDGKPANLTATEFRILRILASRPGEVFTRAQLLDRLQDAGNIYERTLDRHINNLRKKIERDGRNPAYVLTVYGVGYKLRRP